In a single window of the Roseofilum reptotaenium CS-1145 genome:
- a CDS encoding diguanylate cyclase, giving the protein MADRFFHPPKTVPLSIYILVPVVLPILVAMTLTGWLSLRQNHQLVQQLSLQWMQEVADSLETRLTLNLDFPQELLNSYPTLPLDDKSALSNQNCFWPFLNSFPHLQGIYLGLHDNGDLLAIHRTENGETICTQANRETEQRLLSYRLNDQGEIQEQIQAASTPYDVRQEFWYKNSLIEDNPTITIIPSPSHAKNSVHLQLKQPLYNTEQELVAVSRMDFNLDLFLDYIQEKSRNFSANILVFDPQLNPLNHSALTSEKQNALDSELVPEIQNHLQNPSSDRLQIINHNKQNYWILSSPYHWPGEQQWWIAIIVPEQQIFKTVQINFRNHLLINLSALLIAITWGGFCLYKVSYVLNQLSQNVEEALYGNLHLKSWNKSIVDPLDRLINRAQRLSDYGSQIMESIQEENKRLLDKVDSGTNLLIEAVEKADQANLKLQQSQSLLESIINSSMDGIMAFQSIRDQRGSIVDFEWIVCNQVSAYFFHIKTVNLVGKSWLQEIKSPNLRSLFDHYVSVVETGRNVELEFPYDYQTERAWFHVIAVKLGDGLSVNFRDITDRKKSVFELRKMLDEVHKLANTDGLTKVANRRQFDECLYQEWLRLKRDCLPLSIILCDVDYFKLYNDTYGHQAGDDCLIQVARAIQHSVRRASDVVARYGGEEFVVLLPNTSEDGAKVVAQLIQSKMEDLQIPHESSKVASTVTISLGIATLVPTAQLSKESLIALADEALYEAKEQGRNQFVVKS; this is encoded by the coding sequence ATGGCCGATCGTTTTTTTCACCCCCCTAAAACGGTTCCTTTATCCATCTATATTCTTGTGCCTGTGGTATTGCCTATCCTGGTGGCAATGACACTCACCGGATGGCTCTCCCTACGTCAAAACCATCAGTTAGTCCAACAATTATCCCTGCAATGGATGCAGGAAGTAGCCGATAGCCTAGAAACAAGACTTACCCTGAATCTCGATTTTCCTCAAGAGCTACTCAACTCCTATCCCACCCTTCCCTTAGATGATAAGAGTGCTTTATCCAATCAAAACTGTTTTTGGCCTTTCCTCAACAGTTTTCCCCACCTTCAAGGTATTTATTTAGGATTACACGATAACGGAGACCTGCTAGCTATTCATCGTACAGAAAATGGTGAAACAATTTGTACCCAAGCTAATCGTGAAACAGAGCAACGTTTATTGTCTTATCGTCTCAACGATCAAGGTGAAATCCAAGAGCAAATTCAGGCTGCTTCTACTCCCTATGATGTGCGCCAAGAATTTTGGTATAAAAACAGCTTAATTGAAGACAACCCGACAATAACCATTATACCATCCCCTTCCCACGCTAAGAACTCTGTCCATCTCCAACTCAAGCAACCTTTATACAACACTGAACAAGAATTAGTTGCGGTCAGTAGAATGGATTTTAATCTCGATTTATTTCTTGATTATATTCAAGAAAAATCTAGGAATTTTTCCGCAAATATTCTTGTTTTTGATCCACAGCTAAACCCCTTAAATCACTCTGCATTGACTTCTGAGAAACAAAACGCTCTCGACTCCGAGTTAGTGCCTGAAATTCAAAATCATCTCCAGAATCCATCCAGCGATCGACTGCAAATCATTAACCACAATAAACAAAACTATTGGATTTTAAGTTCTCCCTATCATTGGCCTGGCGAGCAGCAATGGTGGATCGCTATCATAGTCCCGGAACAACAAATATTTAAAACCGTACAAATCAATTTTCGTAATCATCTCTTGATTAATTTATCTGCATTATTAATCGCTATCACTTGGGGAGGGTTCTGTCTTTATAAGGTGAGCTATGTTCTCAATCAGTTGAGCCAGAACGTGGAAGAAGCTCTGTATGGAAACTTGCACCTTAAAAGTTGGAATAAATCTATCGTTGATCCTCTAGATAGATTAATTAATCGTGCGCAAAGGCTATCTGATTATGGCTCTCAAATCATGGAGTCAATCCAAGAGGAAAATAAACGCTTATTAGACAAAGTAGATTCGGGGACGAATTTATTGATAGAAGCGGTAGAAAAAGCCGATCAAGCCAACCTGAAATTACAACAATCTCAATCCCTGTTAGAAAGTATTATTAACAGTTCCATGGACGGGATTATGGCGTTTCAGTCTATCCGAGATCAGCGCGGTAGTATTGTTGATTTTGAATGGATTGTTTGCAATCAGGTTTCTGCCTACTTTTTTCACATAAAAACAGTTAATCTAGTGGGTAAATCTTGGCTTCAAGAAATAAAAAGCCCTAACCTAAGAAGCTTGTTCGATCATTATGTGAGTGTGGTGGAAACAGGTAGAAATGTAGAATTAGAGTTTCCCTATGATTATCAAACAGAACGGGCTTGGTTTCATGTTATTGCGGTCAAACTAGGGGATGGCTTATCCGTGAACTTTCGGGATATTACTGACCGTAAAAAATCTGTGTTTGAACTGCGTAAAATGCTCGATGAAGTGCATAAACTTGCCAATACAGACGGCTTAACCAAAGTGGCTAACCGTCGTCAATTTGATGAATGTCTCTATCAAGAATGGTTACGTTTAAAACGCGATTGCTTACCCCTATCCATCATTTTATGTGATGTGGATTACTTTAAGCTCTATAATGACACTTATGGGCACCAAGCGGGGGATGACTGCCTGATCCAAGTTGCTCGCGCCATTCAACATTCAGTCCGACGCGCTAGTGATGTTGTTGCTCGATATGGAGGAGAAGAATTTGTTGTCCTGCTTCCGAATACGTCAGAAGACGGGGCAAAAGTGGTTGCCCAGTTAATTCAGTCCAAAATGGAAGATTTGCAAATTCCCCATGAAAGCTCGAAAGTGGCTTCAACTGTGACGATTAGCTTGGGGATTGCCACCTTAGTTCCTACCGCACAACTATCTAAAGAAAGCTTGATTGCTCTAGCGGATGAAGCCTTATATGAAGCTAAGGAACAAGGACGAAATCAATTTGTAGTCAAATCTTAA